The Verrucomicrobium spinosum DSM 4136 = JCM 18804 genome includes a region encoding these proteins:
- a CDS encoding RecQ family ATP-dependent DNA helicase → MGSELRTALKQYFGHDAFREGQEQVIEALLAGRSSLAVFPTGGGKSLCYQLPALLMDGLTLVISPLIALMKDQVEALRAKNIPAARLDSTLSGDEVGQVLGDMRSGRLKLLYIAPERLMSESFMERLSRVKISLLAIDESHCISEWGHNFRPEYLRLAEVARKLQLHPVLALTATATPGVAEDIRRTFRIAPEDHIQTTFLRRNLAIQITPAPVKQRLALLTQKLQEERHFPAIVYVTLQQTAEEVATYLGKAGVHARAYHAGLPDDHRNEVQDAFMSGGVDVIVATIAFGMGIDKADIRSVYHYNLPKSLENYQQEIGRAGRDGQGSHCEMLACADDLVVLQNFVYGDTPTPAALRQVVDHLLRQGHEFDISRYDLAHSTDIRPLVLETVLTYLELDQVLTPLGAFYSGYQVRFVHGEARLLSGHKPERQEFLRKLFNSGKRGTRWVTLNVDESAAAIGETRERILKALTYLEESGDIECKPTGLRHRFRLCDDATKRDPGAICQRMQTLFAERERKDAGRLERVLELAVDPSCTTRHLLRYFGEEMPSDCGTCGNCRSGQAGNHLEPKVIPQSPVPSITVEHLQRIQELQRQGLAPLRAPRQLARFLCGIASPATSRARLTKHDAFAMLERVPFKQVLEQAESLGG, encoded by the coding sequence ATGGGCAGTGAGCTGCGCACCGCGCTGAAACAGTATTTTGGCCATGACGCGTTCCGTGAGGGACAGGAGCAGGTCATTGAGGCCCTTCTTGCGGGGCGATCGTCCCTCGCCGTGTTTCCCACGGGAGGCGGCAAATCCCTGTGCTATCAGCTGCCCGCCCTCCTCATGGACGGCCTCACCCTGGTCATCTCGCCACTCATTGCGCTGATGAAGGACCAAGTGGAAGCACTGCGGGCGAAGAACATCCCTGCCGCCCGGCTGGACTCCACCCTGAGCGGCGATGAGGTCGGCCAAGTGTTGGGCGACATGCGTTCCGGCCGGTTGAAGCTCCTCTACATCGCTCCGGAACGACTCATGAGCGAGTCCTTCATGGAACGCCTGAGCCGCGTGAAGATCTCTCTCCTGGCCATCGATGAATCCCACTGCATCTCTGAGTGGGGGCACAACTTCCGCCCCGAGTACCTGCGTCTGGCGGAGGTTGCAAGGAAACTACAGCTTCACCCCGTGCTGGCGCTTACCGCTACAGCCACGCCCGGCGTTGCGGAAGACATCCGGCGCACCTTCCGCATCGCGCCGGAGGACCACATTCAGACGACGTTCCTGCGGCGGAACCTCGCCATCCAGATCACGCCGGCGCCGGTGAAGCAGCGCCTGGCCCTCCTCACTCAAAAACTCCAGGAGGAGCGGCACTTTCCCGCCATTGTGTACGTCACCCTGCAGCAGACGGCGGAAGAGGTGGCCACCTATCTGGGCAAAGCCGGGGTCCATGCCCGGGCCTATCATGCTGGCCTCCCGGATGACCATCGCAACGAAGTGCAGGACGCCTTCATGTCCGGCGGTGTGGACGTCATTGTGGCCACCATCGCCTTCGGCATGGGGATCGACAAGGCGGACATCCGCAGCGTTTACCACTACAATCTGCCCAAGAGCCTGGAGAACTACCAGCAGGAGATCGGACGTGCCGGCCGCGATGGCCAGGGCTCGCACTGCGAGATGCTCGCCTGTGCCGATGACCTCGTGGTCTTGCAGAACTTTGTGTACGGGGACACTCCCACTCCCGCCGCGCTTCGTCAGGTGGTGGATCACCTCCTGCGTCAGGGGCATGAGTTTGACATCAGCCGCTATGACCTCGCGCACAGCACCGACATCCGTCCCCTGGTGCTGGAAACCGTGCTCACTTACCTCGAACTCGACCAGGTGCTCACTCCCCTTGGGGCCTTCTACAGCGGGTATCAGGTTCGGTTCGTGCACGGCGAGGCCCGTCTGCTCTCCGGGCACAAGCCGGAGCGCCAGGAGTTCTTGAGAAAACTTTTCAACAGCGGCAAGCGCGGCACGCGATGGGTCACACTGAATGTGGACGAATCCGCCGCCGCCATTGGTGAGACCCGCGAGCGCATCCTGAAGGCGCTCACCTATTTGGAGGAGTCGGGCGACATCGAGTGCAAACCTACCGGCCTACGTCACCGCTTCCGTCTCTGCGATGACGCCACCAAGCGTGACCCCGGCGCGATCTGTCAGCGCATGCAGACGCTCTTTGCCGAGCGTGAGCGCAAGGATGCGGGCAGGCTGGAGCGCGTGCTGGAGCTCGCGGTCGATCCCAGCTGCACCACCCGGCATCTGCTGCGTTATTTTGGTGAAGAGATGCCGTCAGATTGTGGCACCTGCGGAAATTGCCGGAGCGGTCAGGCTGGCAATCACCTCGAACCCAAGGTCATCCCTCAGTCACCCGTGCCCTCCATCACCGTGGAGCATCTTCAGCGCATCCAGGAGCTTCAACGCCAGGGCCTCGCCCCGCTGCGTGCTCCACGTCAGCTGGCGAGGTTCCTCTGCGGCATCGCCAGCCCCGCCACCTCCCGAGCCCGGCTCACCAAGCATGATGCCTTCGCCATGCTTGAGCGCGTGCCGTTCAAGCAGGTGCTGGAGCAGGCGGAAAGTTTGGGAGGGTAG
- a CDS encoding hemin transporter, with protein sequence MVDTFYTRLGEEALTRLVAAFYRRVKADDLLGPMYPPEDWEGAERRLRDFLIFRFGGPDQYIQERGHPRLRMRHAPFKIGVAERDRWLDLMGAAMKEVGIPEDLAPTLGGFFAQVADFMRNHEEG encoded by the coding sequence ATGGTGGACACATTCTATACCCGGCTTGGTGAAGAGGCGCTCACGCGGCTCGTGGCGGCCTTTTATCGCCGTGTGAAGGCGGATGACCTGCTGGGGCCCATGTACCCGCCCGAGGATTGGGAAGGTGCCGAACGCCGTCTGCGGGACTTCCTGATCTTTCGCTTCGGCGGGCCGGACCAGTACATCCAGGAGCGGGGGCATCCCCGTCTGCGCATGCGTCATGCCCCATTCAAGATCGGGGTGGCAGAGCGCGATCGCTGGCTGGACCTCATGGGGGCGGCCATGAAGGAGGTGGGCATTCCGGAAGATCTCGCCCCTACTTTGGGGGGCTTTTTCGCCCAGGTTGCCGACTTCATGCGCAATCACGAGGAGGGCTGA
- the msrA gene encoding peptide-methionine (S)-S-oxide reductase MsrA — protein MKFPLLFALMSAVGLSASSAAEPAAETKATPAAAKTEEAIFGGGCFWCTEGCYLIVKGVTKVVSGYTGGHVENPTYKQVCTGETGHAEVIKVTFDPTVVSYKDLVDLFWYAHDPTTLNRQGADVGTQYRSAIYYTSEEQKKIAEVSKAEHAKEFSSPIVTEITKEAKFYPAEDYHQNFANNNPTQGYVCNVVLPKVDKFKAKLKKLAK, from the coding sequence ATGAAATTTCCCCTCCTCTTTGCCCTTATGAGTGCCGTTGGACTCTCTGCCTCCTCTGCTGCCGAACCCGCCGCTGAAACCAAGGCCACCCCGGCGGCCGCCAAAACGGAAGAGGCCATCTTTGGCGGTGGCTGCTTCTGGTGCACGGAAGGCTGCTACCTCATCGTGAAAGGCGTGACCAAGGTGGTGAGCGGCTACACTGGCGGCCACGTGGAAAACCCGACCTACAAGCAGGTGTGCACCGGCGAGACCGGCCATGCTGAAGTGATCAAGGTGACCTTTGATCCCACCGTGGTGTCCTACAAGGATCTGGTGGACCTCTTCTGGTACGCCCACGACCCCACCACGCTGAACCGCCAGGGCGCAGATGTGGGCACTCAGTACCGCTCCGCCATCTACTACACCAGCGAGGAACAGAAGAAGATCGCCGAGGTCTCCAAGGCGGAACACGCCAAAGAGTTCTCCTCCCCCATCGTGACCGAGATCACCAAGGAGGCCAAGTTCTACCCCGCCGAAGACTACCATCAAAATTTTGCCAACAACAACCCCACCCAAGGGTACGTGTGCAACGTGGTGCTGCCCAAGGTGGACAAGTTCAAAGCCAAGCTGAAGAAGCTGGCGAAGTAA
- the rarD gene encoding EamA family transporter RarD, whose protein sequence is MLPCGIAEALKAQSVPAQPLAPQAHASEPPRAVLAAVTAFFLWGVLPVYWKATVSVGSTVIVAHRVWGTILFLIPLLRSRGELGAWVAALKSPRLLWVHGWAALLLTANWSLFIWANQHGRIVEASVGYFLNPLLNVLIGFLFLGERLTRLQIVSVSLAALGVLLQVVILGHFPWIALLLASTFGVYGLVRRKSPLGSLTGLALETVLVLPFALGWLAWCHLQGQPLWGGGTPLEVGLVVGAGVATALPLLTFAYAARQLRFSTLGLLQFIAPTGQFLIGALLYHEPVTAGALMSFGCIWAGVAVFCLEAFGKRSGSKH, encoded by the coding sequence ATGCTGCCCTGTGGCATAGCGGAGGCCTTGAAAGCCCAGTCCGTCCCGGCCCAACCCCTCGCTCCTCAGGCGCATGCCTCCGAGCCGCCCAGGGCGGTGCTCGCGGCGGTAACCGCCTTTTTCCTGTGGGGCGTGCTCCCGGTGTACTGGAAGGCCACGGTGTCCGTCGGCTCAACGGTGATCGTGGCCCACCGCGTCTGGGGCACAATCCTGTTTCTCATTCCCCTGCTGCGCTCCCGCGGGGAGCTGGGGGCTTGGGTGGCCGCTCTGAAGTCGCCAAGGTTGCTCTGGGTGCACGGCTGGGCCGCCCTGCTGCTCACCGCGAACTGGTCGCTCTTCATCTGGGCGAACCAGCACGGACGCATTGTGGAGGCCAGTGTGGGCTATTTCCTGAATCCCCTGCTGAACGTGCTGATCGGTTTTTTGTTCCTGGGCGAGCGGCTGACGCGGTTGCAGATCGTGAGCGTGAGCCTGGCCGCCCTGGGTGTGCTGCTACAAGTGGTCATTCTGGGCCACTTTCCGTGGATCGCCCTGCTGCTGGCCAGCACCTTTGGTGTGTATGGTCTGGTGCGCAGGAAGTCGCCGCTCGGCTCGCTGACCGGGCTGGCGCTGGAGACGGTGCTGGTGCTGCCCTTTGCCCTGGGATGGCTGGCCTGGTGCCATCTTCAAGGCCAGCCTCTCTGGGGCGGGGGCACCCCCTTGGAGGTGGGTCTGGTCGTCGGCGCGGGCGTGGCCACAGCGCTGCCATTGCTCACCTTTGCATACGCAGCGAGACAACTGCGCTTCAGCACCTTGGGTCTCCTCCAGTTCATCGCCCCCACCGGGCAGTTTCTCATCGGGGCGCTGTTGTACCATGAACCCGTCACTGCGGGAGCGTTGATGTCCTTTGGCTGCATCTGGGCCGGCGTGGCGGTGTTCTGCTTGGAGGCGTTTGGAAAGCGGTCGGGCAGCAAGCACTGA
- a CDS encoding Smr/MutS family protein: MPQDESNEPESESWDFDPESLEPVPIPITGELDLHTFRPNEIRDLLPDYFEACLEKGITTVRVIHGKGTGALREGVHRLLEKLPMVASWQWPAGGQSGTWGATWVWLKKADTSREMKD; this comes from the coding sequence ATGCCCCAGGATGAATCCAACGAGCCCGAATCGGAGTCCTGGGACTTCGATCCAGAGTCCCTGGAGCCCGTGCCCATTCCCATCACAGGCGAGCTGGATCTACATACCTTCCGGCCTAACGAGATCCGTGACCTGCTGCCGGACTACTTTGAAGCGTGTCTGGAAAAAGGCATCACCACCGTCCGGGTGATCCACGGCAAGGGTACGGGTGCTTTGCGCGAAGGCGTGCATCGCCTGCTGGAGAAACTGCCCATGGTGGCCTCCTGGCAATGGCCAGCGGGCGGCCAAAGTGGTACTTGGGGGGCGACTTGGGTGTGGTTGAAGAAGGCGGATACATCCCGCGAGATGAAAGACTGA
- a CDS encoding transposase translates to MTSATDELKLCTTLEFFTLASSNNVLAVGMAFQPLNPHESVHVHRERLPHWRQWGTTYFVTARLADSIPTIAAENWRMKRDAWLRSHHLSSLGELESLPDAVRQEYHREFTGRFHELLDAGHGACYLSDPFSASLLVEKFIERDGADYHLDGWAIMPNHFHALVEPIGDAQLGNILQKWKGGSARTINQSLGRMGPLWQREFFDHIVRSEAQLDHFRRYIGANPEKAGLSKGYVLGVGVDASLSKAMIFDRLNIG, encoded by the coding sequence GTGACTAGCGCGACTGACGAGCTAAAGCTCTGCACTACTTTAGAGTTTTTCACCTTGGCGTCATCAAACAATGTGTTAGCAGTCGGCATGGCGTTCCAGCCTCTCAATCCACACGAGTCTGTCCATGTTCATCGCGAACGATTGCCCCATTGGCGACAGTGGGGAACCACCTATTTCGTCACGGCTCGTCTGGCGGATTCCATTCCCACCATCGCTGCTGAGAATTGGCGAATGAAGCGGGATGCGTGGTTGCGATCTCACCATTTGTCCTCTCTGGGCGAGCTGGAATCGCTGCCAGATGCCGTACGTCAGGAATATCACCGGGAGTTCACAGGGCGGTTTCATGAACTCCTGGATGCTGGCCATGGGGCCTGTTACTTGAGCGATCCATTTTCAGCTTCTCTCTTGGTAGAGAAGTTCATCGAGCGTGATGGTGCCGACTACCACCTGGATGGTTGGGCGATCATGCCCAATCACTTTCATGCATTGGTGGAGCCCATCGGAGACGCCCAACTCGGGAACATTCTGCAGAAATGGAAAGGAGGCAGCGCCAGGACCATCAATCAATCTCTGGGACGGATGGGACCACTATGGCAACGGGAATTCTTTGATCACATCGTACGAAGCGAAGCACAGCTTGACCACTTTCGACGCTACATCGGGGCGAACCCGGAGAAAGCTGGCTTGAGTAAAGGGTATGTGTTGGGTGTCGGGGTTGACGCGAGCTTGAGCAAGGCCATGATCTTCGATCGCTTGAACATAGGATAG
- the mobA gene encoding molybdenum cofactor guanylyltransferase, producing the protein MPQAPPTPFAAALLAGGQSRRMGQDKALLDWGGQPLWQVQLGKIATLNPARVLLSCREEQALSPVPLGVQTVYDPPGNQGPLPAIWRCLDQVRLPLLVLGVDMPGMTADFLGEIVQRGLSVPGRGVVYEGSRGFEPLAALYPVEGLPLLRKAMDAGNYRLQAFVRAAVEAGLLDALPVPAHAAGCFSNLNTPEDFRESSVEL; encoded by the coding sequence ATGCCACAAGCCCCCCCGACTCCTTTCGCAGCCGCCCTGCTGGCCGGCGGGCAGTCGCGTCGCATGGGTCAGGACAAGGCCCTGCTTGACTGGGGGGGGCAACCGCTTTGGCAGGTTCAACTGGGAAAAATTGCTACCTTGAACCCTGCGCGGGTGCTGCTTTCCTGCCGTGAAGAACAGGCGCTGTCGCCGGTGCCGCTGGGGGTTCAGACCGTGTACGATCCCCCGGGCAATCAAGGCCCGCTGCCTGCCATATGGCGCTGTCTGGACCAGGTTCGCCTGCCTCTGCTCGTGCTGGGGGTGGACATGCCTGGCATGACGGCAGATTTTCTTGGCGAGATCGTGCAGCGCGGACTGAGCGTGCCTGGGCGAGGGGTGGTGTACGAAGGCTCTCGCGGTTTTGAACCGCTGGCTGCGCTTTATCCGGTGGAGGGGCTGCCGCTTTTGCGCAAGGCCATGGATGCGGGAAACTATCGCCTCCAGGCGTTCGTCAGGGCCGCCGTGGAGGCCGGGTTGCTGGACGCGCTGCCCGTGCCGGCCCATGCGGCTGGTTGTTTCTCAAACCTGAATACGCCTGAGGATTTCAGGGAAAGTAGTGTAGAGCTTTAG
- a CDS encoding MOSC domain-containing protein yields the protein MRVLHLYISPKHVFVGHHGKPAGTEPMLDVPEVECVAGQGLQGDRYFGHRENYKGQITFFSQEVYDKLCEQMGVHDRDTSVFRRNVIVSGVDLNALIGKEFELQGMTFKGTEEARPCYWMNQAFAEGAEKALMGNGGLRARILTDGVLRRDA from the coding sequence ATGCGCGTCCTCCACCTCTACATCTCGCCCAAGCATGTCTTTGTGGGCCACCACGGGAAGCCGGCGGGGACAGAGCCCATGCTCGATGTCCCCGAAGTGGAGTGTGTTGCGGGTCAGGGTTTGCAGGGGGACAGGTATTTCGGTCACCGGGAAAACTACAAGGGCCAGATCACCTTCTTCTCCCAGGAGGTGTATGACAAGCTGTGCGAGCAGATGGGTGTGCATGACCGCGACACCTCGGTGTTCCGTCGCAACGTGATCGTCAGCGGTGTGGATCTGAATGCGCTGATCGGGAAAGAGTTTGAGCTCCAGGGCATGACTTTCAAGGGCACGGAGGAGGCCAGGCCTTGTTATTGGATGAACCAGGCCTTTGCCGAAGGCGCGGAGAAGGCGCTCATGGGGAATGGCGGACTGCGTGCCCGCATCCTCACGGACGGGGTGCTGCGTCGCGATGCCTAG
- a CDS encoding phospholipase D-like domain-containing protein: MQLVLNAQTYETVLLRLVPEAKRYLWVVTADLKDLFVEDGAGKFIPFLAVLAEKLRQGVEVRLIHAKEPGPRFREEFDRFPEFLRSDLFERILCPRMHMKAVVADGRIAYIGSANLTGAGMGAKAENRRNFEAGFVTEDKEQIAQLMSFLDSFYLGDWCTNCQRRDVCPEPVGG; encoded by the coding sequence ATGCAGCTCGTCCTCAATGCCCAGACCTATGAAACCGTCCTCCTGCGGCTGGTGCCGGAGGCCAAACGGTATCTCTGGGTGGTGACGGCGGATCTGAAAGACCTCTTCGTGGAAGATGGCGCGGGCAAGTTCATCCCCTTTCTGGCTGTGCTCGCAGAGAAGCTGCGTCAGGGAGTGGAAGTGCGCTTGATCCACGCCAAAGAGCCGGGCCCGCGATTCCGCGAAGAGTTTGACCGTTTCCCGGAGTTCCTGCGCAGCGATCTCTTCGAGCGCATCCTCTGCCCGCGCATGCACATGAAGGCCGTGGTGGCCGATGGCCGCATCGCCTATATCGGCTCGGCCAACCTCACGGGTGCTGGCATGGGGGCCAAAGCCGAGAATCGCCGTAACTTCGAGGCCGGCTTTGTGACAGAGGACAAGGAGCAGATCGCCCAGTTGATGAGCTTTCTGGACAGCTTCTACCTGGGCGATTGGTGCACGAACTGCCAGCGCCGCGATGTCTGCCCGGAGCCGGTCGGAGGGTGA
- the lpdA gene encoding dihydrolipoyl dehydrogenase, which yields MTYDLIVIGGGPAGYVAAIRAAQLGKKVACVEKERGGGTCNNWGCIPTKALLHDAEFYHRMTHSEGSPFTIKDVSYDWTKLIKRSRTVSDKGAAGVDYLFKKNKIDSIRGEAFLDKAGEVRVKLADGKEEIHQGTKILIATGCVSRPMPGFPFNGTTVIGSKEALALPSQPKSVVIIGAGAIGIEFAYFFNAFGTKVTVVEMLPNVLPVEDTEVSQALEKSLVKQGMTLLTNHKTVKTEASDSGVKITVANDKGEEKLLEADICLVAIGVSPLLPGGDLKIGLTDRGYIQTNDKYETSIPGIYGAGDIIGPPWLAHVASYEAVQAVEGMFVPGHKPKKVTVFPGCTYCHPQVASVGLTERAAKEKGLKYKVGKFSYAASGKARAIGASDGFVKLIVGEPHGEILGAHIIGTEATELIAELGLAITLEATYEEIEATIHAHPTLSEMVKEAAEVAAGHAIHV from the coding sequence ATGACCTACGACCTCATCGTCATCGGCGGCGGCCCTGCGGGCTATGTCGCAGCCATCCGCGCTGCCCAGCTGGGCAAAAAAGTCGCTTGTGTGGAGAAGGAGCGTGGCGGCGGCACCTGCAACAACTGGGGCTGCATCCCAACCAAGGCGCTGTTGCACGATGCGGAGTTCTACCACCGTATGACGCACTCGGAAGGTTCCCCCTTCACGATCAAGGACGTCTCCTACGACTGGACCAAGCTCATCAAGCGCTCCCGCACCGTCTCCGACAAGGGTGCTGCGGGCGTGGACTACCTGTTCAAGAAGAACAAGATCGACTCCATCCGCGGCGAGGCCTTTCTGGACAAGGCCGGCGAAGTGCGCGTGAAGCTGGCTGACGGCAAGGAGGAGATCCATCAGGGCACCAAGATCCTCATCGCCACCGGCTGCGTGTCCCGCCCGATGCCCGGGTTCCCCTTCAACGGCACCACCGTCATCGGCTCCAAGGAGGCGCTCGCCCTCCCCTCCCAGCCCAAGAGCGTGGTCATCATCGGTGCTGGCGCGATTGGCATTGAGTTTGCCTACTTCTTCAACGCCTTTGGCACCAAAGTGACCGTGGTGGAGATGCTGCCAAACGTCCTGCCCGTGGAAGACACCGAGGTGTCCCAGGCGCTGGAGAAATCCCTCGTCAAGCAGGGCATGACCCTCCTCACCAACCACAAGACGGTGAAGACCGAGGCCAGCGACAGCGGCGTGAAGATCACCGTGGCCAATGACAAGGGGGAAGAGAAGCTCCTTGAGGCCGACATCTGCCTCGTGGCGATCGGCGTGTCCCCGCTGCTTCCCGGCGGCGATCTCAAGATCGGCCTTACCGACCGCGGCTACATCCAGACCAACGACAAGTACGAGACCAGCATCCCCGGCATCTACGGTGCGGGAGACATCATCGGCCCCCCATGGCTCGCCCACGTGGCCAGCTACGAAGCGGTGCAGGCGGTGGAAGGCATGTTCGTCCCCGGCCACAAGCCGAAGAAGGTCACCGTGTTCCCGGGCTGCACCTACTGCCATCCGCAGGTGGCCAGTGTGGGTCTCACCGAGCGCGCGGCCAAGGAAAAAGGCCTCAAGTACAAGGTCGGCAAGTTCTCCTACGCCGCCAGCGGCAAGGCCCGTGCCATCGGAGCCAGCGACGGTTTTGTGAAACTCATCGTGGGTGAACCCCATGGCGAGATTCTGGGAGCGCACATCATCGGCACCGAGGCCACCGAGCTCATCGCTGAGCTGGGGCTGGCCATCACACTGGAAGCCACCTACGAGGAAATCGAGGCCACCATCCACGCCCACCCGACCCTGTCGGAAATGGTAAAGGAAGCCGCCGAAGTGGCCGCTGGTCACGCCATCCACGTGTAA